GGGAGTGGTCTAGTGGTAGCCTGACTGAACTAGAGGACTTCTCTGCTATCTGGCGGGCTGAGCCACAAGTCCTAAAATGAGGTCTGGACCTCTTTCTTGGATGCTCTCCCTTTGCTCTGGGGTATGAGTGGAAAGATAGAAAGTATCAGCAAAgtaatagaagatataaagaacatgaaatagacaatgattgaaataaaatacttcctGGATAGGCTCATAAGTGAAATAGAGATGACATAGAGAAAGTTAGGAAATTTGAAGATAGATTGCTGGGTATtactgattgaaaaaaaagagaCTCATAAGAAATGAACAGGGGCTCAAGAATCTATGGAACAATATCAACAGGCCTGATATTTGTGTTATTGTTATctcaaaaggagagaaagagtgcagtgcagaaaaaaatagttgaagaaataattgatgaaaatccccaaatttggcaaaagataaaaacatactGATTAGAGGAGCTAGGCAAATCCCAAACAGAATAcacccaaagaaatccatgcccagattcatcataattaaactgaggaaaaccaaagacaaagaaaaaaatcttgaaagtattGAGAGAAAAATGATGCATCACCTGTGGGAAAATTATGACTCAAATGACTGCAGATTTCTCACCAGGAACCATGGAGgtacaatcatttaaaaatgcttaaagaaaagaattttgtCCACTCAggattctatatccagcaaaaataatCTTCAGGAATGAAGGTTGAAAAAAAGATAGcctcagatgaaagaaaacagagaatttgTCAGCAACTTCCTCTAAAAGAGTTGTTAAAGGAAGGAAGCTTTTTAGACCAAAGAGAAATGATAACGGGGGTAAACTTGGGACAACAGGAATGAAGGATGAACAACAGATGTGGTACGTATCAGGACAGATATCATGGGCTTTCTCCTCCtgagttctttaaaataagtttgatGGTTGGAAGCCAAAGATATAACATTGACTGATATAACACAGAGGACAACTACAACATAAAGGTGAGAGCATCAGGGGACCTACATGGTAGTAAGGTTTCTACATCTCACTTAAAGTGGTAAAATACTGTTTCTAAGTAGACTATGAAAAGTTAAGCATGTAGCTTATATTCCTTAGGGCAACCATGATAAGGAAAAGGCCACAcaaggaaacatggtaaaaaacacaatagagaaaataaaatggaatactaaaaaatGTTCAGATAatacaaaagaaggcaggaaagtataaaagagaaaaacaaaagagggatcaaacagaaaatgaataataaatgaatttcGACCTAAGTGCAAACCTGTcggtaattacattaaatataaattgccTAACATACTAATTAAAAGATGCCGTTAGAATGGGTTAAATGATCCAAcaatatgctgtctacaaaatcTCAATCAAACATAACCATATAGTTATGGTAAAAGTAAAAGGGTGGACTCAAGAAAGTGAGAAGACAActtacaaaatgggagaaaatttttgcaaatcatatatctggtaaaggacctgtatctagaatatataaagaactattacaagtcaacaataaaaagacaaatagcctaattaaaaagtgggcaaagcctctgaatagacatttctcccaagaagataaaCAGATGGTCAACaagcacttgaaaagatgttcaacatcattagtcatcagggaaatgcaaatcaaaaccacaatgagatatcacaccCCCTACTGGGGTGTctataaaaaaaagtgttgagaggatatggagaaaccagaaacttcatacactgctggtggggatgtaaaatgatgtagctgctttggaaaacactcTGGCAATTTATGAAAAGGTTAGacatagagttatcatatgatcCTCAAATTTCACTCCCATGTATTTACCCCAGAGAAACGAAAACAGATGTCTACAGAAAAACTTTCACCATTTGCTCCTTTGTTAGAAATCTTCAGGTGAAGGGGTTTCAGGAGAGACAAACGACAGTCTCAGATgccagaaattaaagaaaagagaggaatgaATTGGGGTCAACATTTAAGGTCTCTACCCTAAAATTATGGACCACAAATGTTCAGCTGCACAAACATAAGCCAGTTTTCCGCTATATTGGCAAGCCATTAATGGAGAGTACACACTTGAGTCAGAAGATTAAATATTTGGTTTTGCATCCCCATTGACTGCTATTTGGAAGTGGAACAGAATATTCAACAGCCCTACTATTTGCCAACCAacactctgtgtgtgtttgtgcagaTCCGGAAATGGATTTCGCCAGATTTCGATGCTGTAGGTAGGGGGAGTTTAAAACAATCTCTAGAAAGTTATTTTGCGTATATAAGGGAAATAAGTATAGCTTAGTGGGATAAACATtggaatgtatttttatgttctgATAATTTTCTCAGAGAGTAAATAATCACCTAAAACGCACAATAAAGATGagttgtgaaaataaaaagaagagagaaggctcATTGAGTGGTCTGAAAGAGAAGCAATCTGGATGCAAAGCTTTTATTtaccattcactcattcattccttccattcaacaaacttttatggagggcctactatgtgccaggcactgtgccagttCTCACTAAGATGTGATGGCCGAGATGTACCTGAGTCTGACTTTCTTTGTACTTGGAAAACCACATGAACAGAGGCCAGCAGCTTGTAAGGGTTCATGTTGAAGGGGAACCTCACAGAACGTGTCTGCAGGCTGTGTGGTCAGTCCTAGGTGGGAAAGTACTCAGCGGGGCTTGGTgcaatgtttgcttttgttacttAATGGTGGCTAGTGTGTAGTCTCAGATAACCAGGTGTGTGCGTGATTAACTCCTCAAGCTTACCCTTGAGTATGTTACAAGCTACTGGGAAGATTGATGCTAGTAAACTCAATAGcatcaaacagaaaatgaagctTGAGGAATGCCCAGAGGGCTTTGGGAACCCACAATTCAGCTGACGGGTAGGGAGACAAGTGTGATTTCTAGAAGAGATGACCCCAGGGTGCGTGTTGCCCTTGCACTTCCACAGCGCTATTAGACCTCGAGAATATTAGCAAACTGCCATCCTGGAGGTAACAAGGCATTTCATCATTATTTGTGACAGTTGATTCATTCACGTTTCATTTGAAAGTTCATGGTAAAActgttttcttctgcttgtgTATGAAGTTGACGCATATGTGTTTTTTAACTAGGTAATTTCACGCTCCCAAAATGGGACATAAAGTGGTCGTATTCGACATTTCTGTCGTCAGAGCTCTGTGGGAAACCCGTGTCAAGAAGCACAAAGCTTGGCaaaagaaggagacagaaaggaTCGAGCAAAGCGCATTGGAAAGGTATATTTTTTCCTGTACTCGCTCGTAGCTTCTTTAGTGAATAGGGACCCAGGCAGGCAACAGTTGTGTTGTGGAGGGGGGGTAGGTGGGGGTGGTACCTTTCTTCTGCGGTTTCTCACTGTCAGTTACACCTGCTTACCGGACTTCACAGTCTTCACACTGTTGCCCAGAACAAACATCTATTCCTATAAAGGAACACCCATAGCTGTAAGGACCCACACCGTGCTAAGCACAGGGAAGTCAGCGATGACATGGTAAATTCCTCTACAGGCAATTCTGTAGAAGACTGCTGAGATGGCTCCCTAGGCTGACTGAGGCTCTCCACaccccagctgccctctgtcaTGCACTTCAGCCTTCACCGAGCTGAATGCTAGATAAGACTCACTGTGTTGATGCCATTTTTACTTGGATTGTAATTTGACAGCTCTTATGTAAACTCATGAAGTATGAGTAAAAGAGAGAGATCATGTAGATGAAAACTAAGTTGAGTGCTTTGGAAAAACAACATCTGTGATAAATATAAACCGTATGATTGAATTAACACCATCCAAGGCTGATGAAAGTATGACAAGCCGGGAAGGTTGCACACCCAGGTGGCTTTGTACGTCTGTAATTTTTATCCCCTGTGAAGAAACCAAAACTGGAACTGTTGGATGACGCATTATGGGTGTGGTTTATCGGAAAGGCAGAATGGGATTCTGATGGGTAGACCTATTCTTGAAGGAAGCCCATAACCCTATACCAAGCTGGCAAATGGTGATGTATTCCTATGGTTTAAGTTCAAAACAAAATGCATAAGGTGTGAATGCCTCTTTGTTTTTGGCTCTTCACTTTTATGAACTATTTGGATAGGACAAATACCTCTTCTGATCATGCTCGATCATTAAGCTGCTACGGTAAGCATCACGGCTGTTCCAGGTGTGGTTATCATTATCCCGTTTGAAGACCAGGGAGTTGGGacctaagtaacttgcccaagtggAGACAGTTGGCAAGTGGAGGATTTGGCCAAGCCCTTTCTCCAACATAATGCTGGAATCACAGGTAGCTGGGACTTCTTTTCACTTGTCGTTTAGCATCTGTACTGCCCCAGGCCCTGTAGAGATCAGGGCTGCAACTGCAGCCTGTGTCTAAAATAGCCCCCTTCTAGCAGCCCTGCATCCTGCCTGCCAGCACGTCCCTGAGTAGAGCCTGGATGCCTTCCTGAGTGTGGAATGCACCAAGTTCCTATCAAGGGCTGGCTACCTAGTCCGAGACAAAGACAAAGTCTGTATCTGATAGCTTGGAACAAAAACGACAATGAATCCTATTTTTGTACTGCACAGAATGTTAGCCTATTAAAGGCCCCAAGCAGACATCAAATCCCCAAATGGAAAAAGGCCCACCACGTGCAAAAGTGAAAACACTGTTCTAACAACTGCACTGGCATCAGAGGGCAGCAAGACCTGGTCCATTGTCTTCATCGAGCTAATAATCAAGTTGGTGGGATAAGGCATAAATGTGGAACGTTATAAAATGATAGGTCAGAAAATTAGCAACAAGAAGGTACtgaggagtggtggtggtggtggtggtggtggtggtggtggtggtgatggtggtgctggtgggggctgggaagagtCCTGAGCCAGCTCGAGTCtctgactggacttggagtttaTGAATAACAGGTTCACCTACAAAAGTGAAATTTCTCAAGATGGCTGATGGATGATATTCTAAAGTTAGGTATTTTATAAACTGGGGCTGCCTATATATTTCTATCCAAATGCTCTTGAAAGATCAGCAAATTCTTGTGGGCTTGCATTTGTACAAAATTTGGGTTGGCAGCATATACTATCAAAGGAAATTGTGATTAATCAAAAACATAGGTAATTTTAGGAGAAATTTTGGCCAGAAATCCCCTCTAAGTCACCTCCTCTACTTTTTTTAGTCAAGTTGCTAACAATTCACAGCTCCGAGGGTTTAAGGTTCCCTTTACGTTCTAGTTCTCGttggcaggagaaagaaaaaaggaggggcagggagaaagtgaggggcgGTGAGGTTGCCAGCAATGGGAAGGATTGCGCCTGCGCACAGGTGGCCTTCTCCAGACAGGTGGTGGCAATACCGCGGAGAGTAACTGCGGTCTCTGCTGGGCTTTTTAGGATAAAGGAGGAGTGGAACTTCGTGGCGGAATGCAGGAGGAAAGGCATCCCCCAGACTCTGTACTGCAAGAATGGCTTCATAGACACCAGCGTGAGGATTCTGGAGAAGATCGAAAGGAACTCTCTTATAAGGCAGAGTTCACCTTCCAAGGAGAGAGACAAACAGAGCAGCGCATTTGTGTTTGAACTTTCAGGGGAGCAGTGGAAGGTGAGTCGATGTGTTCCTGTATCTGCAGCCAGTGGACACTCAGTGCGGCGCTGTGGCTGATGTCCATTGCTAAGCTGAGCTTAGGGCCTTGGCCTGGGCTGCGTGAGCGCCCTTGCTTGACAGGATGGGTCCTGAACCAGATTCTCGagtctcctcctctgtgaaaGGCAGGGTAGCCCTGGAAAGAGCAGCGGGGTCCATTTGGATCCCTCCCGGGCCAGAAGAGTGGCTGGGACTCCAGTGGGCCTCACCAGGATGGCACAGCCTTTAAAATACTTCAAGTTGCTGCCTTTCCCCCAGACGTTTAAAATaactctttgcctttttttttaaacaaatggagaCTTTCACTTATCTCACACTCCTCAGTGGGTGGAGACTTTGCTGACTTGCCACAAGAGAGTAGCAGAGGAATTTCCGCAGAGCCATTAGCTGATTTTCCTCTGGGATTCCGAGGCCAGAACAATGATGTCATCTCTTTCTTTCCACCGGTTTACAGGTgcttcctgctctccctcccccatcctgctGCTTTGCTCGGTGAGGCATGTCCAGGGTTGCCTACCACCTGCCGTTTCCTGGTTGGAGCTGTACCGGGGTGGGGGTGTCATGGGCCAGTAAACTCTGGCTGTTGTCCATTTCAATGGGACAGGGTACTCTGGGACCTGCCTTCCATCTCTTACGAGCCTGGGGTGAGCTCCCTGATGGCCTagctcttcattttctctcagcCATAGGACCCCATCTGGTCTGGTGTGGATTGCATTCAGATCAGGAGGTGCCAAGATGGTTTTACCAGGGCTGGGGACGGGTTGCACAGGGCTCTGGGCTTGGTTGAATGCTCTGCTgccactgtcttgaaattcttaataatttttagcaACAggcctgcattttcattttgtattagtTCCTGAAACTACGTGGCCGGTCCTTACCCTAAGTGACTCATTTAAATGTCTTTGGGTTTTGGTTTCCTCTTTCTAATGGGTGTGAAGAATGTCCATTCTGCCTGTCTTATGGGACTAACGTGGAATCACATCGCACATTGTGGGTGAAAATACTTTTGTAAGTAAAAAGCTTAACCCACGTATCCCGTAACAAAGCACATTACAAGTGCCGAGAGTGAAGAAAAATGACCACTGTGGACTTTCTGATGGCCACCTCCCCTCTGCGCACCTGCCACACTTTGCTGATGGTGCACTGTGGTCAGCGGCATGAGGTCAGGAAACAGATGTGCCATGTTCATCCTTGTTCCATCCCTTCAGTGCTGAGCACAGCTCGCTTGCGCAGGGGCTGGGAAAACACTTGGTGAACCGAATTTCTTCCACCGGACAGATAGCCCCTCTCAGGTCAACACTGTTACAATTTTATCCAGAACACCTGAACGAGGGGAGGCCTTGGAGACCGAGTTCCTCTCTGTCACTTCAGACGCGAAGGCCCAGGGAGATGGTGCACCTGGCCTGGAATGCTCGCTGTCTTTCTGGTGCTCTTTCCCTCTTCTAgactcagaaaaacatttagaaatttggCCCAGCAAACatccatttatcaaatatttttaaatgcagctAGAGAGGAAGGGAAATGCAGCACACATTTAAAACTCTAATGCAtggacagattttatttttagaagatgtTAAATTGGTACGTTGTAAGTAAACAAGTTACGTCATGGCTGTGGGGATGAGCCTGGTTGTCTGTGTTCACCAGGCGTTTGATTTCAGGGATGTTATGACTTTGCAGCAGTTTTGAAATTGGGCTAATCTGCGATTGTGAGATTAATGACAACTACTGTCTCTTTGAAATGGCTGGAGAGCTGGCAGTTAAGTCTAACGCCCTCACGCGTGCTCTCTCacttctggtttttaaaataaatgcatggttTTCCTTGGCTCAGTGCACACTGCCACTCATCTCCATCGTTTTGAGGACCTAGTGCTGACTGCTGTAATTCACCCGTTTTAGGAGCTCCCAGATTCGTTGAAGAAGCAGACGCACCTGAAAGAATGGCACATAAGCAATACCCTGATTCAAATCATTCCTACGTACATTGAGCTGTTCCAAGCGATGAGAATTCTGGATGTGCCAAAAAACCAAATCTCCCATCTTCCAGCTGAAATTGGTATGTTGCTTAGCAGGAGCCTTCAGGCCTCTGTCCTGGTACGCAGGCAGCGGGTGGGCAGGGGATGCTGTGAGAactgcttccttcttcctcctgtcCCAGGAAGTTGCCGGACAGGGCTGTTTCCTGTGTTCCTAGAGCTGCTTGTCCACAGTGTCCCCGAGCTGTAGGATTACAAACTCTGCAATGACATGTTTAttgtaaacataaaatacaacatattGTTCCCATACATTAGTCCCTTGATAAGTTTAGCTTATTATGTCGTTTTGATCAACACTTTATAATTCTCAATCATTTCATTGTTGAAGACCGCAGTGATCAttactgcttctctttcttttgggGTGTGAGGGGTGAAGGTCTGGGGGCTGCACAGAACCCCATTCTTACAGCGCATGCCCAGAACTAGTGGTATGCCACACTCATGTGAAAATTCACCAAAAGCCAGGACAGTGTGAGGCAGAAGGTGGCTTGTTGGGCGTCTGACACTCTAACATATCTTGCTGGATGTGCCAAGTCTGCAAGGCCCTGACAACCTTTATTCCCAGGCTGGGGTGAGGTGACGTCACCCCTGACGAAGAGCAGACTTGCTTACTGCTtgctataaaatgaaagaaatttattgctcactgtactggaggctagaagttcaagatcaggatGCCAGTGGGTTGGGTGAGGACCCTTTTCTGGGTTACAGCCTTCTCCAGGCATTTCCACGTGGCTGTGGACGTCATTGGTGTGGTCATGTGCTCTCCAGGCTTCCCCCAAAGAGAAAcagtctttattttatattagtccCTTTATCCATCCTGCTGCTTTGACTGCAGTACGTGACTGTAAGGCTCGCAGTGTGTACCAGGTGGGTATGTTAGAGGGCCACTGACTTCAATAGCATTAGCATTATCTTCTAACAATCAGCGAGGCCAacaaaatgaactcagaaatggCCCTGCCTCCAATACACTGTCTTCGTATGTTTccctttctcatttataaaatggcaaGATATTTTGACTGCCTACTCTGCAGAAGTAACCAGTAATTTTggtttcctaatttaaaaaatttggctAAGAACGCTAACATGTTCAATGCCTTAGAACATTCATGACATGATTTTTGGAATATTAGTTATATTTGCTCTTCAAAGCCATTGCCTGTTATTTCGTTCATCATCTAATTGCAAAGGGGTTTGTACTCGGTTGTGCTGGGGCCTGACACAAGCTTTGTGGAGAACAAATCCACTGCACGTACCTCACCTATAGTTTCAAGAAGGGTTAAATAGGTAAAGAGTAAGCAAAAAATGCTCTGATCCAGGACCAAAATACTTAGGATAAATGATGAGCAGACATTTCATAAAAAGTgcttaaaaacaaatacacaattgTGTTTGGTGCCTTCCCCGTCATCATTTATACAAATGTTCTACATcttcgttttattttttttgttcttaaaagacCTTATAGGACCTACACTGTGGatgttaatttctttctttgttttctgatgaCAGGCCGTTTGACGAACCTGAAAGAACTCAATGTGAGTTTCAACCATCTGAAGAGCAttcctccagaactgggagactgTGAAAATCTAGAGAAACTGGATTGTTCTGGAAATCTAGAATTAACTGAGCTCCCCTTTGAAGTAAGAGAGTAAACATTTTTGCACtatgatttacttttatttgGCTTGTGACATGGAATGGTCTATAATATagggaagaaattttaaaagatgaaatccatctttattatttcacattctcCTGACATTTCAATCATGCTATATTAGCTAttataaagtctttaaaatgttcttacaCTAGACCAGGACCTGAATTTAAGTTCAGAGATTCCATTGAAGGAAAACTAGGCAAAATATCCTATTTTCACATAAGatcttttaatttaattcctATTTAATGTATGATGCCTGTTGGCTGTAACGCAGGTCCTGATTTATTTATCCACAAGATAGAATAAATTGGAAACAGGAATAAATAAAGggggtaaaattttaaaaggttttctaTATTCAACAAAACTTGTAGATAACTAAAGTAGTCCTACAGATAGGATTTAAGAAgtccattaattaaaaaatactcataATTTCTTTTGGTCTGTATTCATTGGAGAAAtgatttgaaatcattttctgaTAAAATGGAGCAGATGAAAATGAACagtttttattgccaaataaaacTCAACACGCTTCTTGTACTGAAGAGAGATAAGAATCTCACAATCCTGCTGGTAATGAACAGGCTAAAAATAATATTGCTGGGGAGGGAGGTACTGACAAGGCCCTGGCCACTGACGATAATCCTAGAAGGGGTGTTAATTGCCTTTCCTTAAAACTTCTGGGTGGGAGGGAGTGGCTACTTCTACTATCAGCATCCATCTCACCCCAAGAAATGCCAGACAGTGGTCCTGGTGAAGTGGCACCTCTAGGGGTCGTGACTCCTGCACAAGTGTCAGTCCCCAGTCCTCCCCAGTTTAGAAAATGGTTCAATCTTCTCTCAGATGTTCAGGCTGGAAGCAAGCCAAGTCGTCCTTGACCTCTCTTGCTCCCACAACCCATATCCACGTTGTAAGTCACTCCTGCTGGGCGGGCCCCTCCAGGACATGTTCAGTTATCTGACCACTGCCCAACGCCTTTCCACCAACACCCTCGTCCGAGCCCATGTTGTCTGTCATCTGGACAGGGACAACAGCCTTCTGGGCTGGTGTCTCTGCCTTTTCTTgtactcccccacccccttcactgagatataatttacataccatgaaATTCACCCATTATAAACGTACATTTCACCAATTCCGTTTTAggatatttccatcaccccctaAGAATGTTGTGTTGCCAATTTACTACATAAAATTGTATTGCTTACCTATGAAAGCACCAACTCTTCAAGGGCAGACACCGTATGCTCTTTATCACAGCACCCCCAGCATGTTGCACAGGGTCCAAAATACATACCCTTCCATCTGTGTTgcaaatattcatagaaaaatgcctttgggaagAAACATCAATCTAAAAATTATTAGTCGAACTTAATTCCCACCcttacaaaaataattagaatattttgTTGTTCCTTTCTAGTTAAGTAATTTGAAGCAAGTTATATTTGTAGATATCTCAGCCAACAAATTTTCCAGTGTCCCGATCTGCGTCCTGAGGATGTCTAATTTGCAGTGGTTGGATATCAGCAACAATAGCCTGAATGACCTGCCACAAGATATAGACAGGTAGCTACTTGCATTCTGAAGGTGAGGTATATGGATTAGTTACTAATGTCTTAAACACTGCTGGCATTTTAAATATGCACAATACACGGACGTTCATTGAAATCAATGAATGTTCCAGAGTTCATTGTTTCCAGGAAATGAATTTGGTTCATTGTATAATAAGACAGTTTCCAGTCAACACCATACATATACATGGATGTATGTGTGCATTTGAGCCCCTCTTCATTGACTTGGCAAACTTTACTTCAGTCCCCAATGAATGGCATCATTAACTTTCCTTTACTCCACAGaagtagaaaagtaaaattattatatgTGGAATAGAAACAGATCACTCTATGTTTAGAATATCAGTAAGGATAATTTTTACTAGTTTCGTTGATTTAGTATACATAATCTTTCAAACGAAATCGATAGGCTTAGTAAGCTTTCAAATTATATCCATGTAGctgtttcatgtttaaaaaatgattgttaCACTGAATCATGTAaggtccattcattcattccaccctTATTAGGCTTCTGTATGGCAGGTCCGGAGAGTGGGCTGGGTTTGAAgtggtgaataaaacaaaatctctggCCTCCTGGAATCCATAATCTTCTTTATAAAGTAGCATAAGTAAGATGTTATGATACAGAAGCCCAAATTGGCTTAGTCCCGAAGGCCACCTCCTGTGACCTTTTTCTACTCCTGCTACATGTGATATGTATTGATGCTTTTTAGGTTTGTGAGGCTAAATGGAATTGTTTCAGTCTGAAACACAAGGGGAGCTTTGTGAGATACTTGTGGGATCAGTCAAGattttgcaaatgaatgaaagaaaaaactagaGGGAGGAGTCACTGGgttagaataaaatagaaaataaaataaaacgtaTTTGGAGCATAGGTTGctcatttccttttccctctgcaATTTCTTTCCTATTTGAAAGTTAGAAACTATGATGAGAGAATAATAACTGTGCTTTCAAGACATGCAAAAGGCAATATGTTGCcgaaatttgtttattttcactccACCTCTAGTATTTCTTTCCCATGCCCTGTTCACCCTTGGAGTGAGGCAGATGTTTGGAgggatatattaatttttttttttagggctcAGCACGGTCACGGCCTATTGTATATTGTGCAAGTTGCTTA
This Rhinolophus sinicus isolate RSC01 linkage group LG10, ASM3656204v1, whole genome shotgun sequence DNA region includes the following protein-coding sequences:
- the LRRC2 gene encoding leucine-rich repeat-containing protein 2, producing MGHKVVVFDISVVRALWETRVKKHKAWQKKETERIEQSALERIKEEWNFVAECRRKGIPQTLYCKNGFIDTSVRILEKIERNSLIRQSSPSKERDKQSSAFVFELSGEQWKELPDSLKKQTHLKEWHISNTLIQIIPTYIELFQAMRILDVPKNQISHLPAEIGRLTNLKELNVSFNHLKSIPPELGDCENLEKLDCSGNLELTELPFELSNLKQVIFVDISANKFSSVPICVLRMSNLQWLDISNNSLNDLPQDIDRLEELQTFLLYKNKLTYLPYELLNLKKLTLLVVSGDHLVELPTALCDSSTPLKFVNLMDNPIDNTQCQDGEEMTESEQDRQHFDKEFMKAYIEDLKERESVPSYTTKVSFSLQL